ACCCCCATTTCCACTCCAGTCTAAGGgaagcagacttgaacgtttatggcggtcAACTGGTTTCgctattcattgccagatctggctggaccatgtTAAGCACTATCgggccctgctctcctctgctaaAACTGCTCCCTATTCCAAAATCATCCAGGAATGCAAAGTTAATCCCTGGCTTTTCTCCTTTaccaaccgtctccttaaacccctccccctTGCCCCCTCCATCCTCAGATCCAACAACAAATGAGAGGCGCTCATGGACTACTTCACCATTaaggttgagaccatccattcagctgcctcgtgCTTTTCCCATTCCTTTGCCCTGGTCCTGATCCCACATCCttccttctctagtttctcttctatctcccctcatgccctttctGAATTCATCTTATTTGTGAGACCTACCTCCTGCCTCCTTGGCCCCATTCCAAACCCAACTTCCTTTTctggtccccatgttagctgatactgtaaatggttccctctcctcacttactgtcaccctccccttcaaatctgccatcaccaTCCTACTcttataaaaaaaaaagcccacccatgccccccctgtccttgcaaactactgtcccatctccaacctccctttcctctcaagtccttgaacatgttgtcgcctcccaattcTGTGACCttttttcctgcaactccatgtttgaagccCTCTGATCAGATTTCCGCACTTGCCACAGCACTGACATGGCCCTAATCAtcagtcacaaatggcatcctatgtgactgtgaccatggtaaactatccctcctcatccttctcgacctatctgaacctttgacatggttgaccacaccattttCCTCCAACGCCtcccctccgttgtccagctcaatgAGATTGCCCTGGCTTACTTTCACTCTGTTCCattccatatccactccatcacaaacaacacctacttccacctctaacatctcccatctctgccccagcctcagcctatctgctatTGAAACccttcatccatgtttttgttacctcccagactcgactattccaatgctctcctgaccggcttcccaccttgcatcctaggtaaacctgagctcatctaaaactcagcctgtctcctaactcgcactaagtcccattcaccccatcacccctgtgatcgctgacccacattggctcctgttccagcagcgcctcgcttttaaaattctcatccttgttttcaaatccctccatggcctcgcccctccctatctctgtaacctcatccaacgCTACAAACCTAcgagatctctgtactcttccaattctggcctcttgcgcaacccccACTCTGTttgccctaccattggtggccatgccttcagctggctagACCCTACACtcgaattccgtccctaaacctttccgcccctccgagattttaaaaataaatgttttaatttgtttttcagATCTCTTCTAAATCTTCAGCAGAAGAGTCTTGTCAGTTCAAAGTTCACTCAGAATATCAGAGCTCTAAGCCGACTGCCCAGGCTGCAGGACGGATCACAAGTGCAGACAGCACGGGTGGACTGCTGGACACAGAAGGTGCGAGAGATGTGTGGCCTGAGCCTCCCATTGCACGGGCCTTGTTCCCCGGTCAAGCGTTGCCCCACAGGACCCAAGGGGTCGATGACTACCAGACATTTGTGCCGGCTGCCTCCGTACCGGACCTCCACTCCATGCCGGTCCGTCCACTGTACAGTGGCCCCAGCAAGCCATGCAGCTGTCTCACCGCGCCCGCTGTTCGGGAGCGTCAGTGTGGGGGCACCGATCGCAGGATCGTGAGGCGGGCCAGCAGCGCCGGGGAGAGCCGCTCGGCTTCCCGACGCCCGTTGGGCACAGAGAGCGAGCGGGGCTGCCCGACGACGGCGAGAGGTCCCGCCCCGCGAAACTCTGCTCGTCAAAACGCGCGCTGTGGCGCTACGGAAAGATCCGAAGGGCCGGGCGGGGAAGCGGCAAGCGAAACGAAGCTGTGGGCGGCCGACATCTTGGGAGTCGACTCCGGCGAAGGTGTCTCTGAGAGCGCGCCGTTCGCCGGCGATGAGAGATTGGCGATCGGGGGGCGGGGCTTCGCCCGCGGTCCAGGCTTCGTGACCTGTTCGGGTTTCCAGTCGGACGGTCGGGCTGAAGAGGAAGACCTAGACTCCGGCCAAAGCCACACGGACGTCGGGTCCcaagggaggtgggggaagagagccGGCCCTGCTCGCATCACCGAAACCCGCCCCGCATCCGGGCAGAGTGCCGCAGCTTCGCCCAAGCGGGAACTGAATGCCGTCGAATGTCTGGACAAGAGGCTTGCGCTGTCGGAGAAAGCGTACAAGAAGTTGAAGAATGATTGTGAAGAATGCGGCGAGAGGGACAGCTTCCTGGGTCCCGACAGCGACTTGGGCTCTTGCGGCCTGGGCGGGTTTGTTTCTGAGGAGAGCCTTCGGTTCAGCGGGGACGATGCTTCCGATCAGAACCACTCGACAGAGAAGAGCGGGTCAGGCTGGAACGACAGCTCCTCCAACTCTGCATCGCGCGAATCAGTCCCGGACAAGCTGTCGGAGGAGGTGGACGAGATCTGGAACGATCTGGAGGACTACATCAGGAAGAGCGAGGAGACCAGGAGGGACCGGCTGCCCGCAGCCTTCCCGGTCAGTGAGGACGATATTACTGGACCGGCTGGCTCCCGGGATGGCGGGCGGACGAGGCTGCCCGCTTGCTCCACCCATGGGAGCCCCAGCTTGATCGAAGCGGTGAAGAGCAAACCCGGCAGACTGAGCGGCGACAGCTTCAGATCCAACGATGGTGAGCAGAGGGGGGGGGGCTCGGCGCCAACCTCAAGCGCCGCCTCCTTCGTGGACGGTGAGGGGGTCGAGGCAGAGAGCCTCGTGGGCAGTGCCAGCACCGAGACAATCATCCAGGAGCTGGATATCATGGATCGAACCAAACGCAGGGTCTATTATATGGCCCGGCAGTATAGCCAGAAAATCAAGAAGGCCAATCAGCTCCTCAAGATGAAGAACCCAGCAGACCAAGCACCGTCTGACCAGCCCAAGAGGAAGTGCAAGGACCTGGCAGCTATTCTGGAGGAAAAGAAACAGGGCGGCACTGCCATTGGTACGTAGACCATCTCCCAgcctcctgtttgaccctgagctgagcttccgaccccatatcccctccatcgccaagaccgcctacttccacctccgtaacattgtcttcctcccaccaccccccccccccccccaccacccccccccccccccaccaccccccactccctcagCCTACCTGctgcaaccctcatccatgcctttgttacttccagactagttcaatgctctcctggccggcctcccacctagcACCCTCTATaatcttgagcttatccaaaattctgttgcctgtatcgtaactcgcactaagtctcgttcacccatcaccccgtgcttgctgacctacattggctcccggtcaggcaacgcctcgattttaaaattctcatcctcattcaaatccctctgtgacctcgcccctccctgtctctgtaaccttctccagccctacaaccctccaagacctctgtgcttctccaattctggcctcttgcgcatccccaatttccatcaccgcaccactggcggccatgccttcagctgcctaggccctaagctcttgaattccctccctaaacctctctgcctctctacctccctctcctcctcctttaagatgctctttaaaaccaacCATATTGACAGtcattggtcacctgtcctgattccccttatgtggcttggtgttaaattatgtctgataattgttcctgtgaagcaccttgggatgttttgcaatgttaaaggtgctatataaatgcaagttgttgtctgttcttgtccttctatttGTGCATTTGTATTTGGTTCTGTTAACTGCAGTTCTTAGACTCCTTTCCCTTCTGCCTGTGACAAAGTACAGAAGCTGTTAAACCATTGAGTGCAGGCTGTAGCAAAGTGGCCCCTTGTTGTCTGAGAAAGACCAGCCTCTCAGATTTTCTCCTGAGAAACTTGGAAGCTATCTGTGGCGATCTCTCGTAGATTAGACAATCTTGATAATTCAGAGCCCAGGTCCATTTCTCATTCAAGGATGCTACAAACGGCAGGAATGTCCTCTTTAGAGATAaagaaaaggaagacttgcatttatatggtgcctttcacgatcccagggacatcccaaagtgctttacaatcaatgaagtacttttgaagtgtagtcactgttgtaatgtaaccaatttgcacccagcaaggtcccacaaacaccaatgagataatgagcagatcatcagGTTTTTTTGACGTTGGTTAAAGGATTAATATTGACCaagacagcggggagaactcccatgatccttttcaaaatagtgccatgggatcttttatgtctacccgagagggcagatgaggcctcggcttaacgtctcatccgaaagacagtacctcctgactgtgcagcactctctcagtactgcactacggtgtcagcctggattatgtgctcaagtctggagtggggcttgaacgaggcgagagtgctaccaactgagccacggctgacacttaatgGGAGCAATGTAACTGTGCCATTTCCTGTTGGAGATTGATAGTGTTACCATGGGTGATTTGGTGATCACTTTGGTTTCCATGGTCTGCTGGGCATGCCGAGATTTCCCACTTGTACATGATAGAAACGTATAAAAGGGATGAGAATAAATGATCAGACCCTTCAAACACACTCCACTAGCACACAGTGCAAGCTCACACACCAGATAACCACACCATCTCCTGAAAGAAGGTAAaaggaaagagggaaagaaaaactgCAGCCGATTCTGAAAATTCCTCACCGACTCCTAGAGCATTCAAACAAGGCTTGATAACTCGTAATCCCAGCTAGCTCTTTATAACTGGCAATATTCCATTAATTCAGGAACTTGTCAAATTCCCTTATCAAGGACTATGTTGAATCAATACCACTACATCTCAGCAGTAGTATAAAGTAATCTAGACTGCAGTGCCTGTTCTCGGTGAGATGAGTGTCTAGCATTATTAAATATCTCTTGGATCCTGCATCACTGGTCTTGCTATGTAACTGTATAATCCTGTGCTAATGGTTATTGTTATCCAAAGTCCTGCAGAGGTGCACAGAGTCACTGTACGATGAAATGATGTGCTGTTTGATTTTAGAGGATGTGAGGCAGTGCTGTGTGTAATATCAACCAAACTGGTACCCTGTAATGTGTACCTCCATTAAACCAAGAGGTGATTAAATTCAGTGTTACTCCAGCAATATTAGAGTAAATTTATCACTGCCTCACGGAGGTCCTCCTTTCTAAATTACACACTTACCTGAATAATCCTGTTAGTATGGTTTGTGTTTCCTTAAATCCAaattggcacagtaaatagtgcagatggaagcagaaaattgcaaagggacattgatagattaagtgagtgtgcaaaactgtggcagatggagttcaatgtgggaaagtgtgatgtcatccactttgggcctaagaaagatgaatcagagtattttccaaatggtgagaagctgggaactgtggatgagcagagagatttaggggtccaagaacagaaatcactgaaaactagcagacaggtacaaaatattattaaaaaggctaatagaatgttggcctttgtctcgaggactggaatacaaaaaggtggaagttatgttggttatatgaagctctggttagaccccgttTAGAGTATTgggttcagctctgggcaccgcacctcaggaaggatatgttggccttggaagggatgtagtgcagattcaccagaatgatactgggcctaaaagggttaaattacgaggacaggttgcatagactaggctgtagtcccttgattatagaagattaatggatgatctaattgaggtgtttaagatgatagaaggatttgatagggtagttagaaagaaactatttcctctggtgggagagttcaGAGCAAAGGGGCTTAACCTTAATAttcgagctaggctgttcaggactgatgtcaggaagcacttcttcacacaaatggtggtggaaatctggaaaactcttcccccaaaaaactgttgaggctagggccattgaaactttcaaaactgagatcgataggtttttgttgggcaagggtattaaggattacagaaccaaggcaggtaaatggagttaaggtacagatcagtcatgatctaattggtcATTAATCTAatctaacaggcttgagaggctgaatggtctcctcctattccaatgttcctataaatTTGCTGACTATTCCAATAGGATTGTCCAAGATGTACTGAAGTTTTAATTCGACTTTATAAACATCAGAAAGAATGATTGCAAGAAGCAACATGTCCTGTCAATTCAACTTCattgtatagttttttttaaagtgggtaTTATTTTTCAGCTTACATTTGTTTTAATGATTTAACATTCGATTTTCTTTTTATCAGGTGCTCGAATTGCTGAATACTCCCAGCTGTATGACCAGCTCCTGTTCAGAGAGACTCCCCCTAGATCATCGGCCAACGTGTTGACAGACGATGGTAGTGAGGTTTGGGCCCAGAACTCGACGCGGGCCGTGATCTCCACTCGCCCATCCCAGGGGCATTGTCTGGGCGCGGAGGACTGGCTGCTCCATTCCACCTACAGTAACGGGGAGCTGGCGGACTTCGTCGCCTGGCCGGATATTCAGGGACTTGCAGCCAAATATGCCTCCCCAGAGAAGAGTGGGACTGAAGGGCGACTCCAGAGCAGAGGGGCGTTGGCTGGTTCAGCGCCCTCCGTGGTCGTGGCCTGCCCGCTGGTGCCAACACAGCAGCGGTGGAGTGCCATCATCAGCCCGCCCGACGAGACGAGCTGCCTGGCGGCGTACGGCTACAGCTCTCTGGGACGCAGGACGAGCGGGGCCAAGCCACGAGGGgcctctctgtcctctccctccgtGGCGGCGAGCCGCTCCTCCGACTCCATCGACCGCACTTCCGACAGGGAGCCGCTCTTCCCCAGCCGGGATACGGCCTCCGACAGGCCCCATGACATGAGCCAGGAGGCCGAGCAGCCGGCCCTGACCTTGCGGGATTCGCGGAAGGTCCTGGTGGTCAACAGGATTCCGCCGCTGGACGCCCAATCGGCCACACGGAACTACTTCGCCAACTTCAACGACACGGGGGAGGATGATGAAGACTACGTGGAGATCAAGTCCGAGGACGAGGATTACGAAGACCTGGACGAGGGATCCCTCGCTCCCGACCTGCCCTTCCGGCCCAACGGCAAAGCAGAATCCACCCCCGAACTCGGCGACTCGCGTTCAGCCAGTGCCCCCTGCACCCCGCTGTCGGGCAGTGATGCCAGCGCGGCGGGCTCCCTGGCTGTAGTGGCGGAGCCTGACCAGCTGAGCCATTACCTGTGGCGGGAGCCCACTCCCAGCCAGCAGAACATCGTGCAGACTCTGCGGGACAAGTTCCAGTGTCTCAGCTCCAGCAGCTTCGCTTGACCATTCTCCGGAGTTGGGTTCTGGTCATGAgactgaagagaaaaaaaaaacaaagggaaaCCATAATGTATTAACACACCACTTGCGAGCTCCTCCGCTACATCTCCTGCTATGCTCCCACCCTCTGCTACTGCTACCCGAGCCAGCGAACCTTTGTGTTAAATAGTATCTAGGTTGGGGCAATGAGCAAGATtcgcaaaaaaaaaatgcaaataaggGTTTACTTTTGTATATACAGGGAAACACTGGCAGAACCGTGGCCAGAAAATGCAAATATATCTCAAATGCTGTGAGGACTATGGGTGGTGATGTGTTCCTCTGGGGGGTTTCAAGACTGGTTCTGGGTTAGAATTGGTTGCTGTTGCCTCAGGTGAAGATCTTGCGTTGACTCCATTCTTACTCGGGATGCTGGTGTGTATTGGGGAATGATCCGAATGGAAGAATGATCCCATCCTCAAGAGTTCGAGCTCCTGAGTTTGAGTGTGACTGATTTACACGTCTAGTCGCACAAACTGGGGAAGGAGCAGTTTGGCcaggatgtgatttttttttttcctctgttgAGACGGGTGTGGGATCATTGTTGAAATTTTGAGAAATGTACTGTAACAGCGatcgaaataaagagggaaagagtgCGGGAAACCTGAACTAAGACAGAAAGCGTTGGAGATACAAGGTGGGCTCCTCGATCTGTCTAAGGAGGAAGGAGGCCCACACCTGACTCATTCACCTGTCGTTTCCCAACCAGCCTGCTGTGCGTTTCATCAATTTTTTGTTTTTACGACAACAGCTGGGTTTACTGGTGTAAACAGAATGTCATGTGACTGACCAGTGACCAGCCGGAAAACGGGACCTCACTAGACGACAGGACCTGCACCACCAAGCTTCTGGTTATCCAATAAAATCACTATTGTATGCTCACCTACATTTTAtcttctccacccctcccccactctcccaccccctttccccattgcccctTATGATATTGCATCAAATGAATCGATTCCTAATACCAAAACACGAACATTAAATGCCTCCAGGCTTCTCCACCTCACTTGTGCTAGATAGCCATCTTTCTTCAAGTCCCCATCTCATCTCGGCAACTTAAACTATCGAGCTTCCCGGTTACCACGtcactttttttttacagataacagcacctctgcccccccccccaggaacaGGCAGAACTTCACACGAGCAATCTGTATTCTGGGGGTAAGAGCGGGGAAAACTAACTACCGAGGGAGAGGTATTCCTtaattggcattgcaggaacagagatgctGATATCCTGTCACAAACTAAACAGCTGCCACAGTTGTCAGGACCGCCATTTTGATGTGAGCGGTCTTTGCATGTTGGAACACAGACAGCTGGTTAGGAGCAGGTGGTACCCATTGCAGTTGATAGTACCTTTTGGAGGAATGAGGGAATGCACCATTTAAAAGCCAAGTGCAGATCTCTGATACTAGGATGTGAGTTCCAGACTTGTACATTTTTGGTTCTGTACGTTCCGCACAGTTACTTCTAGACTTGCAGTAAGAGCAACGGTTATGGAAAGCTAGAAGCTGTTCCAATTTaccccctctcctttcctctAACCCACTTTTTCCTGTAAAGCTAATTTATTATTCTGAGTCCAGTTGCACTAGTATAGGACTTGTTTCCAGGCCCCTCCTCTCTGCTAGTCCACCCACCTCCATTCTAGTCCCATGAGGGTTGACGATTGCCGATGGTGTGATCTCCATCAGATTGGTCAACTGTAATCAAAGCCCATCTCAATGCTCGGTGAAAGGCAGTGTTTAGAATCCATGATTGATTCAAAAATGGAATCTCCATCTCTTCGGTGTTCCTCAGGAAAGTGCTGAACACTTGTATGTGTTCACGTCTAAGATAGTCGAATCTAGATCCAATACATACCCGATTCAAGCATGGCATTCAAATGGGCCAAGCCCTTTCCTAGTCATTTGTGTAGAATTGTTCCCTGTTGGGTAGATTTATAATGCTCAGAACACAGCATCCCAATATCATCGAGAGCCCACTGTTTAGTTTAGAAGTCAGATCCCTACAGGTTAATGTTTCTGTTTGTACCGCAACCATTTAATTGTTGGTTTAACAAATTCCATTGAAAAGTCTTAAGTTCTCCCTGTGTCTACAGTTAGTAGAAATGCTCGttttttgcattttattttggtgtttggggggggggggtggtgcagggAGGAGTGGAGAAACAGTTGTTCATTCATCATGAATCAACTCCATTTGTCTATTGGTGAGTCAGGTAGTGTTGTGGAATCTTCTAGATAGCCATACCACAAAGGTGCCCAAAAAGATTGTGCGGATCTGCACCAGCCTGACCCTCGACCCTTGACCCACACAGTGTACCCGCTTAGTCAGTGCACTTCCAGGATGTGATCGGGGAAATGAGTGCCATGTTTATATCTGTGCTTCCTTTCAAAATATGTAAGCAATAGCTGTACATTGAACTAGACTTTAGGTGACATTACAGCGTATGACTGTGTGCAATATGACTCCCAATGTTTGGTTTCCATTGCAAAGTTGCCATTTTCTCACTACTTCATCTATGTAGAAAGCCAGACAACCAAAtggtgagtttttttaaaaaaaaaagacaaattgcTTCTGTTTTTAAGCAATAATGAGATGCACTTGATGTAGTAACTTAAGTGTGAGCTTTCATTGACCTCTAATTATGAAAACCAGTAGACAGGAACAGACTTCATGAAGAGAAAAGTTTGAAACTTGTAAATTTCGTACCAagtatattatttttaaaataacgatAGGTCAATATTTTATTGTAATTCTCCTTCATTGGAAGTTTGCTGTAGGTTAATATGTTAAAACGAGAATCGTTGAACTGGAGAGGAGAGATCCTGACATTGTATTTTGGAATAATTGTTATTTTAGGATCTCTTGAATTACCTGTTTAATTTTCTAATGTCATTCCTTCAGAAGCTATACTGTACAAAGCGCATTTCCAGGAACTGATCTGCAATGGTAAGGGATCATTGGCAAATTCACTTGCAGTTCTGACATTTGGTACTTGAGGTAAATTTGTCCAGTGTTAAAACTGAAGTGACTGTTGAGTTGACCAACttgttaataaaaaaaaactatctcaGAAACTCGGGTTCTAATGTCTTGTCCTATGGATGAGAGATTGAGCTAAATAATGACTTCCAAGAACgaatttgcactttttatggtttATTTTGTAAAGATTTACTGAATGTTGAACATGtagcaaaatgattttaaaaaaattgatgcTCGCTTTATTAATTTTACTTTGCTCAAAAAAAGCTGAGCCTAATGCATGCCAAATCACCAGGAATAGTTCGAACATTTcatgttacttttttaaaaatctggattgACACATTGCTGTGCACTGTACAGAAATGAATCATTTGAAATAAATAACTGAACTGTTCAGGTACTTGTCTGCCTTGCTTTTTGTTGAAGGTTTCTTAAAATACATTATCTagaacacacgagggagaaacatcaacttgcatttatacagcgcctttaatgtagtaaaacctcccaaggcgcttcacgggagcgattatcaaacaaaatttgacaccgagccgcataaggagatatcaggacaggtgaccaaaagcttggtcaaagaggtaggttttaaggagcatcttaaagtaggtagagaggcagagaggtttggggtgggggggggggtggaatttgagcttaaggcctaggcagctgaaggcatgcccgccaatggtagagcaattaaaatcggggatgtgcaagtggcaagatttggaggagcacagatatcttggagggttgtagggcctggggaggctacagagattggggaggtgggggggggttgggtggtgaggccatggagggatttgaaaacaagggtgagaattttaaagtcgaggtgttcccggattgAGAGCTAATGTAGGGCAGcgatcacaggggtgatgggtgaacggaacccagtgcaaattaggatacgggcagcagagttttggatgagctcaagtttatggagggtgaaagatcggaggccagccaggagagcattggaatagtggagtctggaggtaacaaggcatggatgagcgtttcagcagtagatgagctgaggcaggggcggagatgggcaaagttacgggggtggaagtaggtgatcttggtgatggagcggatatgtggtcggaagcttatcttgaggtcatataggacgccaaggttacaaacggtctggttcagcctcagacagtggccagggagagggatggtgttggtggctagggaatggagtttgtggcggggaccaaagacaatggcttcggtcttcccaatatttaatttggAGGAAATTTTCGCTCATTGGACAAGCGGTGTGACAAATGAAAGACAgtgggaggggtcaagagaggtggtggtggtgaggtagagctaggtgtcgtCAGCATGTGCAACCTGTTGTGGTTTTGGATGATggtgccgaggggcagcatctggatgagaaataggaggtggtgggggggggggggcggcaaggatagatccttgggggactcaaaGACTCCAATACAGCAAATGTAAATGTCTGGAAGCAAATTTATACAAATCTAATTGCCTGTGGCACTCCCCGGTCAATTAATGAATACAAGGAGGCTTTTTATGTTCAAGATGATCGAGTTGGCAGACTCTAGAAACTCACTCCCTGGTGCCACCTAGTGGTCAGAGTCTGCAACTACAGTGTGATTTGACATAGGACAATTGATGAGCAGTTTACAATGGGAAAAGATGACAAAAGTGTGATCAGAAATAGTGGTGctaggaagtaaggtttgtggacaggaagtgcacatCTTGCACAAGGTTTTGAATAGTGTACagactggctgatttttcttcaaTGGTGTGCAACCTACAGTACACTCCCTCTCCaatggagactggtcaagaaggtacgagcccatggaatccagggtgccttggcactttggatacaaaactggcttagtggcagaaggcagagggtgatggtcgaaggttgtttttgtgactggaagcctgtggccagtggggtaccacagggatcggtgctgggtcccttgctgtttgtggtctacattaatgacttggatatgaatgtaaaaggtatgatcagtaagttcgctgatgatacaaaa
The DNA window shown above is from Heptranchias perlo isolate sHepPer1 chromosome 8, sHepPer1.hap1, whole genome shotgun sequence and carries:
- the LOC137324719 gene encoding pleckstrin homology domain-containing family G member 1 isoform X2, coding for MPDKALEGIEAISKSEDEYHVLPDVLPPVRETPSHRATLTTPVGFLHRDNGQYGGMRSMDSSDRDRPVSYSSTSSSASSRDSHCSFSSGMTLVSNSHLGLAGQEKEAGAIRLELIPTRQLSNVEQRGRSKLGCAHSGEVAEKRPAVGGIKRVDSRGSHKNHATSPGAASASPKLLYVDRVVQEILETERTYVQDLKSIVKDYLDCITDQSRLPLGTDERLALFGNIRDIYHFNSELLQDLESCDSDPVAIAECFVAKSEEFHIYTQYCTNYPRSVAVLTECMRNKVLAKFFRERQETLKHSLPLGSYLLKPVQRILKYHLLLHEIVNHLEKDTECYDVVQDAIDTMQRVAWHINDMKRKHEHAVRLQEIQSLLTNWKGPDLTSYGELVLEGTFRIQRAKNERTLFLLDKLLLITKKREETYTYKAHILCCNLMLVEVIPKEPLSFSVFHYKNPKVQHTVQAKSMQDKRFWILHLKRLILENHPAKIPAKAKQAILEMDAIHHPGFHYSPEGERKADVHVKEDRITPRRVRRKSEPSARLKSAKQMETRQDKRASVEGSLLSPSVEALSSEAASSSKCESNALRRSDTVNQSQESLEPAYPSDQEESLILPALEQTDADDEEEVEVEQISSKSSAEESCQFKVHSEYQSSKPTAQAAGRITSADSTGGLLDTEGARDVWPEPPIARALFPGQALPHRTQGVDDYQTFVPAASVPDLHSMPVRPLYSGPSKPCSCLTAPAVRERQCGGTDRRIVRRASSAGESRSASRRPLGTESERGCPTTARGPAPRNSARQNARCGATERSEGPGGEAASETKLWAADILGVDSGEGVSESAPFAGDERLAIGGRGFARGPGFVTCSGFQSDGRAEEEDLDSGQSHTDVGSQGRWGKRAGPARITETRPASGQSAAASPKRELNAVECLDKRLALSEKAYKKLKNDCEECGERDSFLGPDSDLGSCGLGGFVSEESLRFSGDDASDQNHSTEKSGSGWNDSSSNSASRESVPDKLSEEVDEIWNDLEDYIRKSEETRRDRLPAAFPVSEDDITGPAGSRDGGRTRLPACSTHGSPSLIEAVKSKPGRLSGDSFRSNDGEQRGGGSAPTSSAASFVDGEGVEAESLVGSASTETIIQELDIMDRTKRRVYYMARQYSQKIKKANQLLKMKNPADQAPSDQPKRKCKDLAAILEEKKQGGTAIGARIAEYSQLYDQLLFRETPPRSSANVLTDDGSEVWAQNSTRAVISTRPSQGHCLGAEDWLLHSTYSNGELADFVAWPDIQGLAAKYASPEKSGTEGRLQSRGALAGSAPSVVVACPLVPTQQRWSAIISPPDETSCLAAYGYSSLGRRTSGAKPRGASLSSPSVAASRSSDSIDRTSDREPLFPSRDTASDRPHDMSQEAEQPALTLRDSRKVLVVNRIPPLDAQSATRNYFANFNDTGEDDEDYVEIKSEDEDYEDLDEGSLAPDLPFRPNGKAESTPELGDSRSASAPCTPLSGSDASAAGSLAVVAEPDQLSHYLWREPTPSQQNIVQTLRDKFQCLSSSSFA